The following coding sequences are from one Mycolicibacterium aichiense window:
- a CDS encoding molybdopterin-dependent oxidoreductase, with product MALSASSTRVGPRICPLCESTCGLMFTMDGRRIVEITPNRSDVFSAGHSCAKGIGLASVENDPDRIRTPLLRRASGDFQEAGWDEAFAVIDERLPEFVVNDPGSCAVYHGNPAAHHLDSPFYLGELLAALGTRNVYSPASVDTWPKNLAHLLLYGSGLGITVPDIDRTDYMLVMGSNPLVSNGSTMTAPGMQRRLEALRARGGRLVVVDPVRTRTAEVADLHVAIRPGTDALFLLGVLAVIARENLVKYHLIPDVVDNLAQVITMVAEYTPEIVATPCGIDAQVIYRVAREFATAPSAVAHSRIGSCLQEFGTLANWLIEVLSVVTGNLDRPGGAMFSLPPGGGPNTWPVSKPPRLMFDRWRSRVRQLPELLGELPAACFAEEILTPGPGRTRALITLAGNPARSVPNSNAVEAALRSVEFMVSVDCYLNETTRYADVILPPPPMSTRGHHDILLAHFQVRNVARYSPPLIPLSENEFAEWQLLLRLAAAAAGQPNRSIEEMDNAVAAVAARRAAAIAGVDIEQVLTETARRTGPARLLDMRLRSGPYGDRFGTNPGGLTLEQLEDSPNGIDYGPLQPRLPEVLRTPNGRIDLAPPMIVADLPRLAAGIDRPIPELTLVNRRQPRGMNSWLHNALPQPHSGLCALLMSPQDAAAHSLLSGDQVTVTSATTSVTAELRIDSALRPGVVSMPHGWGHTGPGMQTPHAESAPGANYNALVDDGALEPLTGSPIVNGIPVVVRLA from the coding sequence ATGGCCCTGAGCGCGTCGTCCACCCGGGTTGGTCCTCGGATATGCCCACTCTGCGAGTCGACGTGTGGACTGATGTTCACGATGGACGGCCGCCGGATCGTCGAGATCACGCCGAACCGGTCCGACGTCTTCAGCGCTGGGCATAGCTGTGCCAAGGGCATCGGGCTGGCCAGCGTCGAGAACGACCCGGACCGAATCCGCACGCCACTGCTGCGCAGGGCATCTGGTGACTTTCAGGAAGCCGGCTGGGATGAGGCGTTCGCGGTGATCGACGAGCGTCTGCCCGAATTCGTCGTCAACGATCCGGGCAGCTGCGCGGTCTACCACGGCAATCCGGCCGCACATCATCTCGATTCCCCGTTCTATCTCGGCGAGCTGTTGGCCGCACTCGGGACGCGTAACGTCTACTCGCCGGCCAGCGTCGACACCTGGCCCAAGAACCTCGCCCACCTGCTGCTCTACGGTTCGGGGCTGGGTATCACAGTGCCGGATATCGACCGCACCGACTACATGCTGGTGATGGGGTCAAATCCGTTGGTATCCAACGGGAGCACGATGACCGCGCCGGGAATGCAACGACGTCTGGAGGCGCTGCGCGCCCGGGGCGGCAGACTGGTGGTGGTGGATCCCGTGCGCACCCGCACCGCCGAGGTCGCCGATCTTCACGTGGCGATCCGGCCGGGGACCGATGCGTTATTCCTCCTTGGCGTGCTGGCCGTCATCGCCCGCGAAAACCTGGTCAAGTACCACCTCATTCCTGACGTGGTTGACAATCTCGCCCAGGTCATCACGATGGTTGCCGAGTACACCCCCGAGATCGTCGCGACACCGTGCGGCATCGATGCGCAGGTCATCTACCGTGTCGCGCGCGAATTCGCCACCGCGCCTTCGGCAGTCGCCCATTCCCGCATCGGCAGTTGTCTGCAGGAGTTCGGCACGCTGGCGAACTGGCTCATCGAAGTTCTCTCAGTGGTGACCGGAAATCTGGATCGGCCCGGAGGCGCGATGTTTTCGCTGCCGCCCGGCGGCGGCCCGAACACCTGGCCGGTGTCCAAACCGCCGCGGCTGATGTTCGATCGGTGGCGGTCCCGGGTGCGCCAGCTGCCGGAGCTGCTGGGCGAGTTGCCGGCCGCCTGCTTCGCCGAGGAGATCCTCACCCCGGGGCCGGGTCGCACCAGGGCGCTGATCACCCTCGCCGGTAACCCGGCGCGCTCAGTGCCCAACAGCAATGCCGTCGAAGCCGCGCTCCGCAGCGTCGAGTTCATGGTGTCGGTGGACTGCTACCTCAACGAGACGACCCGGTACGCCGATGTCATCTTGCCGCCGCCGCCGATGTCTACCCGCGGGCACCACGACATCCTGTTGGCGCACTTCCAAGTTCGCAACGTTGCCCGCTACAGTCCTCCGCTCATTCCGCTGTCCGAGAACGAATTCGCCGAGTGGCAGTTGCTGCTCCGACTTGCCGCCGCGGCGGCCGGGCAGCCGAACCGGTCGATCGAAGAGATGGACAATGCCGTGGCGGCGGTCGCCGCGCGTCGCGCCGCGGCGATCGCCGGCGTCGACATCGAGCAGGTACTGACCGAGACAGCGCGGCGAACCGGGCCGGCGCGGCTGCTCGACATGCGGCTACGCAGCGGCCCGTACGGTGACCGGTTCGGCACCAATCCGGGTGGCCTCACCCTCGAACAGTTGGAAGACAGTCCCAACGGAATCGACTACGGCCCGCTGCAGCCGCGATTACCCGAGGTGTTGCGGACCCCCAACGGCCGTATCGATCTGGCACCGCCGATGATCGTCGCCGACCTACCCCGGCTGGCGGCCGGCATCGACCGCCCGATACCGGAGTTGACGCTGGTGAATCGGCGACAGCCGCGCGGCATGAACTCCTGGCTGCACAACGCACTCCCGCAACCACATTCGGGACTATGTGCGCTTCTGATGTCCCCTCAGGATGCCGCGGCACACAGCCTGCTCTCCGGCGACCAGGTGACCGTCACATCCGCAACCACGTCGGTGACCGCCGAACTACGCATCGACTCCGCCCTGCGACCGGGGGTGGTCAGCATGCCGCACGGCTGGGGTCACACCGGGCCCGGCATGCAGACGCCCCACGCGGAATCCGCTCCCGGCGCCAACTACAACGCGCTCGTCGACGATGGCGCGCTGGAACCGCTGACCGGGTCCCCGATCGTCAACGGCATTCCGGTTGTCGTCCGCCTGGCGTAG
- a CDS encoding cytochrome P450, producing MSAQTIDLPDRLVTDFDIYDPSLAGEVDRLNEKVRELAAAGPVVYSTAYGGHWIVTGYKEAHAVLRDAETFSSYPNNLVGAGDGKFIPIELDPPEHTSYRKILQPLFSPRRMKEMEAEIRLVVDRLIDKFADRGSAEFVSEFAHELPTSVFLSLMGWPLEDAPLFTEATDIAILGKPGATEEENLTARLQAAGQMFGYFAQVLADRRSRPDATDITSVIIDTPLDTPEGPRQLTDDELCRMFFLLLIAGLHTVQGTLAWSVIHLAGRPALRQQLIEDPGLLPGAVEEMLRYEAAVSMGRRATVDTELGGLPIKQDDQLIVILAGVNRDRGEFVDPDEVQLDRTPNRHLAFGSGPHRCIGSHLARIEVAAALEAIHRRIPDYRIDASKPVLSHASQVRGVTQLPIVFTPENRRARPTG from the coding sequence GTGAGCGCACAAACGATCGACCTGCCCGACCGCCTCGTGACCGATTTCGACATCTACGACCCGTCGTTGGCCGGTGAAGTGGATCGACTCAACGAGAAGGTCCGCGAGCTGGCCGCCGCCGGCCCCGTGGTCTACTCGACCGCGTACGGCGGGCACTGGATCGTCACGGGCTACAAAGAAGCCCATGCGGTCCTTCGTGATGCTGAGACGTTCTCGAGCTACCCCAACAACCTGGTGGGCGCCGGGGATGGCAAGTTCATTCCGATCGAGCTCGATCCGCCCGAGCACACCTCCTACCGGAAAATCCTTCAGCCGCTGTTCAGCCCTCGCCGAATGAAGGAGATGGAGGCCGAGATCCGTCTGGTCGTGGATCGGCTCATCGACAAGTTCGCCGACCGTGGCTCGGCCGAGTTCGTCTCGGAGTTCGCCCACGAACTGCCCACCTCGGTCTTCTTGTCGCTCATGGGCTGGCCACTGGAGGACGCACCGCTGTTCACAGAGGCCACCGATATCGCCATTTTGGGCAAGCCTGGCGCGACCGAGGAAGAGAATTTGACGGCCCGCCTCCAAGCCGCCGGCCAGATGTTCGGCTACTTCGCGCAGGTGTTGGCCGACCGCCGGAGCCGCCCCGACGCCACCGACATCACCAGTGTCATCATCGACACCCCGCTGGACACTCCGGAGGGACCGCGACAGCTCACAGATGATGAGTTGTGCCGGATGTTCTTCCTGCTCTTGATCGCCGGCTTGCACACTGTGCAGGGCACGCTGGCGTGGAGCGTCATCCACCTCGCCGGCCGCCCGGCCCTTCGCCAGCAGCTCATCGAGGATCCGGGACTGCTTCCTGGCGCCGTCGAGGAGATGCTGCGGTATGAAGCGGCGGTCTCGATGGGGCGGCGTGCCACCGTCGACACCGAACTCGGTGGACTGCCGATCAAGCAAGACGACCAGCTGATCGTGATCTTGGCAGGGGTGAATCGCGATCGTGGCGAGTTCGTCGACCCCGATGAGGTGCAGTTGGATCGCACCCCGAACCGGCATTTGGCCTTTGGGTCGGGCCCGCATCGCTGCATCGGGTCCCACCTCGCCCGCATCGAGGTGGCCGCCGCACTCGAAGCGATTCACCGCCGCATCCCGGATTACCGCATCGATGCGTCGAAACCTGTGCTGTCGCACGCATCGCAGGTCCGCGGCGTGACTCAGCTGCCGATCGTCTTCACCCCGGAGAATCGGCGCGCCCGGCCCACCGGGTAG
- a CDS encoding cytochrome P450, with protein sequence MTAATSVPTELVVDFDVYDPALATPVDVMQDKVAELAAIGPVVYSRAHGGHWIVTHYKEIQEVLTNPETFSSYPNNLVTSDIGKFIPLELDPPEHTSYRQALQPLFSPQRMKKLSDDIRAVVNELLDEFAGKGEVEYVSAFAHELPARIFLALMDWPLADAPLFTEATDTILFGKPGGTEEESNQARMMAGLQMFGYFQSIVESRRANPGTDITSKLIHTEVKLPEGTRLLNDEELNRMFFLLLIGGLHTVQGSLCWAIVHLVRNPEQRAALVADPELIPKAVEEILRMEAAIIPGRRATKDVQLGGVSIAEGDQLIVMLCGANRDSGEFTAPTDFDIERHPNRHLSFGAGVHRCLGSHLGRIELVIALEEIHRRIPDYQLIESDPPVFHSSQVRGCARLPIRFTPET encoded by the coding sequence ATGACCGCAGCAACGAGCGTCCCGACTGAACTGGTCGTCGACTTCGACGTGTACGACCCCGCTCTGGCCACCCCCGTCGACGTGATGCAGGACAAGGTGGCCGAACTGGCAGCGATCGGACCCGTGGTCTACTCGCGCGCCCACGGCGGACACTGGATTGTCACGCATTACAAAGAGATTCAAGAGGTGCTCACCAATCCGGAGACCTTCTCCAGCTATCCCAACAATCTGGTCACCAGCGATATCGGCAAGTTCATCCCCCTGGAGCTCGACCCGCCGGAGCACACCTCCTACCGGCAGGCGCTACAGCCGCTGTTCAGCCCCCAGCGGATGAAAAAGCTGTCCGACGACATCCGCGCCGTGGTCAATGAGCTGCTCGACGAGTTCGCAGGCAAGGGCGAGGTGGAATACGTGTCGGCGTTCGCCCACGAGCTTCCCGCCCGGATCTTCCTCGCCCTGATGGACTGGCCCCTGGCCGATGCACCCCTGTTCACCGAGGCCACCGACACCATTCTGTTCGGCAAGCCCGGTGGTACCGAGGAGGAGTCCAATCAGGCGCGAATGATGGCCGGACTGCAGATGTTCGGCTACTTCCAGAGCATCGTGGAATCCCGCCGCGCCAATCCTGGTACGGACATCACCTCCAAGCTCATCCACACCGAAGTCAAACTGCCCGAAGGCACCCGACTGCTCAACGACGAAGAGCTCAACCGGATGTTCTTCCTGTTGCTGATCGGCGGGCTGCACACCGTGCAGGGCTCATTGTGCTGGGCAATCGTGCACCTGGTGAGGAATCCCGAACAGCGGGCCGCACTGGTCGCCGACCCGGAGCTGATCCCCAAGGCGGTCGAAGAGATCCTGCGGATGGAGGCGGCGATCATCCCCGGGCGACGGGCGACCAAAGATGTCCAGCTAGGCGGCGTCAGCATCGCCGAAGGTGACCAGCTGATCGTCATGCTGTGCGGAGCCAACCGTGACTCCGGTGAGTTCACCGCTCCGACCGACTTCGACATCGAGCGTCACCCCAACCGGCACTTGTCCTTCGGCGCCGGCGTGCACCGCTGCCTTGGTTCACACCTGGGCCGCATCGAGCTCGTTATCGCACTGGAGGAGATCCACCGCCGGATCCCTGACTATCAGCTCATCGAGTCCGATCCACCGGTTTTTCATTCCAGCCAGGTTCGCGGTTGCGCGCGCCTGCCGATCCGGTTCACTCCAGAGACGTAG
- a CDS encoding FAD-dependent oxidoreductase, whose product MTYVVTQNCCNDATCVEVCPVNCIHPAPGEPGYASAELLHIDPRACIDCGACAEVCPVDAIVPDHDITDATRRYLDVNAAFFQRAGSPEPAVAGRVKPTATAHPERLRVAVVGSGPSAFYAAENLLSRRDVDAEVTMIERLPFAGGLVRYGVAPDHAKTKSIERTFQRTLRRPGLTAYFDVEVGADLSSDELSAHHHAVLFASGTSEDRRLGIPGADLAGSHSAREFVAWYNGHPDFADRTFDLSHPQVVIVGNGNVALDVARILTTDVDRLRHTDIAEHALDALSASAVRNVMVLGRRGPEAAACTTPELIGLAADPGVDITVDDAVSAGDETPLKVQILAEYGRRARRPGSRTIDFRFQTTPVELVGDTHLTGVRVQRRGIAGSAIVDCGLLLQSIGYRGAPIPGLPFDTTTGTVANQAGRVFDSVSGHPVRGRYVAGWIKRGPTGVIGTNRFCADETVHCLVSDFHNGLLRQPTADPDAFARLIQSRSPHSFGADGWIAIDRHERAQGRRLGRPRVKFIDTESARMTVAAEEGGPR is encoded by the coding sequence ATGACCTATGTGGTGACCCAGAACTGCTGTAACGACGCCACCTGTGTGGAGGTGTGCCCGGTCAACTGCATCCATCCCGCACCCGGCGAACCGGGCTATGCCAGTGCCGAATTGCTGCACATCGACCCCAGGGCGTGCATCGACTGCGGTGCCTGCGCCGAGGTGTGCCCGGTGGACGCGATCGTGCCCGACCACGACATCACCGACGCCACTCGCCGCTATCTGGACGTCAATGCCGCCTTCTTCCAGCGCGCCGGCAGCCCTGAGCCGGCGGTCGCCGGCCGGGTGAAACCTACCGCGACAGCACATCCCGAGCGCCTGCGGGTCGCTGTCGTCGGATCAGGACCATCGGCGTTCTATGCCGCCGAAAACCTGCTGAGCCGCCGCGATGTGGACGCCGAAGTGACCATGATCGAACGGCTGCCCTTCGCCGGCGGACTCGTGCGCTACGGCGTGGCTCCCGACCATGCGAAGACAAAGTCCATCGAACGCACCTTCCAACGCACCCTGCGGCGCCCGGGGTTGACTGCCTACTTCGACGTCGAAGTGGGCGCCGACCTGAGCAGCGACGAACTCTCGGCACACCACCATGCGGTGCTGTTCGCCTCGGGTACCTCCGAAGACCGCCGCCTGGGCATCCCCGGCGCCGATCTGGCCGGCAGCCACTCCGCGCGCGAGTTCGTCGCCTGGTACAACGGCCACCCCGATTTCGCCGATCGCACTTTCGACCTATCCCACCCGCAGGTGGTCATTGTCGGCAACGGCAACGTCGCCCTCGATGTCGCGAGGATCCTCACTACCGACGTCGATCGGTTGCGGCACACCGACATTGCCGAGCATGCGCTCGATGCGCTGAGCGCCAGCGCGGTGCGCAACGTGATGGTGCTGGGCCGTCGTGGTCCCGAGGCGGCGGCGTGCACCACCCCCGAGCTGATCGGGCTGGCAGCCGACCCCGGCGTGGACATCACCGTGGACGACGCAGTTTCGGCCGGTGATGAGACACCGCTGAAGGTGCAGATCCTCGCCGAGTACGGCCGGCGCGCCCGACGACCGGGCAGCCGCACCATCGACTTCCGATTCCAGACCACCCCGGTCGAATTGGTGGGGGACACCCACCTCACCGGCGTGCGCGTGCAACGTCGGGGGATCGCGGGCTCGGCGATCGTGGACTGCGGGCTTCTGTTGCAGTCCATCGGGTATCGCGGTGCGCCCATCCCCGGCCTACCCTTCGACACCACGACGGGCACGGTGGCCAATCAAGCCGGACGGGTCTTCGATTCGGTCTCCGGCCATCCGGTCCGGGGGCGCTACGTTGCCGGGTGGATCAAACGTGGACCGACCGGCGTCATCGGGACCAACCGGTTCTGCGCCGACGAGACGGTGCACTGCCTAGTCTCAGACTTTCACAACGGCCTACTCAGGCAGCCGACGGCCGATCCGGATGCGTTCGCGCGACTCATCCAGTCCCGCAGCCCGCACAGCTTCGGTGCCGACGGCTGGATCGCCATCGACCGGCACGAGCGCGCCCAGGGGCGGCGCCTGGGCCGTCCGCGCGTCAAGTTCATCGATACCGAGTCGGCGCGGATGACCGTTGCCGCCGAAGAAGGAGGCCCGCGGTGA
- a CDS encoding enoyl-CoA hydratase-related protein — MEFTTITYDTADQIATITLNRPEARNGFTLTMADELNAALLGADGDDRVRVVILRAAGLHFCVGMDMAGGDPTVGDPDDPLWDEPATRVARPMVNLNKPVIVAIQGAAVGVGLSMTLAADFRLASDDARFGFVFARRGLFPEAGSMWLLPQIVGLGKAKEWMITGRIFDADEAADAGLVTAVHPREKLWAAADALAREIASTVAPVSAAVIRRGLTVMAARGNPEAAFAVDRQTISYGFTTPDLAEGVASFLQKRPPQFTGVAREEVPRFPWLTFERE, encoded by the coding sequence ATGGAATTCACCACGATCACCTACGACACAGCGGACCAGATCGCCACCATCACGTTGAATCGGCCGGAGGCACGCAACGGATTCACCCTGACGATGGCCGACGAACTCAACGCCGCGCTGTTGGGCGCTGACGGCGACGACCGGGTGCGCGTGGTGATCCTGCGCGCGGCGGGATTGCATTTCTGCGTCGGGATGGACATGGCCGGCGGCGATCCCACCGTCGGCGATCCCGACGATCCGCTCTGGGATGAACCCGCCACCCGGGTCGCCCGACCGATGGTCAATCTCAACAAGCCGGTCATCGTCGCCATCCAGGGGGCCGCGGTCGGGGTGGGCCTGTCGATGACACTCGCCGCCGACTTCAGGCTTGCCTCCGACGACGCCCGCTTCGGATTTGTCTTCGCCCGCCGTGGGCTGTTCCCCGAGGCCGGATCGATGTGGCTGTTACCCCAGATCGTCGGGCTGGGCAAGGCCAAGGAATGGATGATCACGGGACGGATTTTCGACGCTGACGAGGCCGCGGACGCCGGGCTGGTCACCGCGGTACATCCGCGCGAGAAGCTCTGGGCCGCCGCCGACGCACTCGCCCGCGAGATAGCATCTACCGTCGCACCGGTGTCAGCGGCGGTGATCCGTAGAGGTCTCACCGTGATGGCGGCCCGGGGCAATCCCGAAGCCGCCTTCGCGGTCGACCGTCAGACCATCTCCTACGGCTTCACGACTCCCGACCTGGCCGAAGGGGTGGCATCCTTCCTGCAGAAGCGCCCGCCTCAGTTCACCGGGGTTGCGCGCGAGGAGGTTCCGCGATTCCCCTGGCTCACGTTCGAGCGAGAGTAA
- a CDS encoding acyl-CoA dehydrogenase family protein, whose translation MKTDLFETDHEVFRTSVRGFVERHAVPKMEKWDTDRAVDRETWLAAGKQGLLGLSVPEEFGGAGELDYRYRVVIQEEIARVGASALQSGFSTNDDIVLNYLLRHANEEQRKRWLPGFVDGSIIGAIAMTEPGAGSDLRAITTTATRSGDDWIINGSKTFITSGVLCDVVIVFARTDDPGGYSLFLVEDGTPGFRRGRKLDKMGLAAQDTAEQFFDDVRVPAGNLLGELGAGFTYLMQSLPLERLGIAIAAQTSAEAVFDWTKSYVNQRLAFGKRIIDMQGPGFMLAELQTAIDVNRAYIDRCVRAFNAGELSAVDAAKAKFWSTELQGRVTDAGVQMHGGYGYMMEYPVAKAFIDARVQRIYGGTNEIMKEIIRRDLVETS comes from the coding sequence ATGAAGACCGACCTGTTCGAAACCGACCATGAGGTATTCCGTACTTCGGTACGCGGCTTCGTGGAGCGCCATGCAGTGCCGAAAATGGAGAAGTGGGACACCGACCGCGCCGTGGATCGCGAGACCTGGCTCGCCGCAGGCAAACAGGGACTTCTTGGACTGTCAGTCCCCGAAGAATTCGGCGGCGCCGGTGAGCTGGACTACCGCTACCGCGTGGTCATCCAGGAGGAGATCGCTCGCGTCGGCGCCTCGGCGTTGCAGTCCGGCTTCTCGACCAACGACGACATCGTGCTGAACTATCTGCTCCGCCACGCCAACGAGGAGCAACGGAAGCGGTGGTTACCGGGCTTCGTCGACGGATCCATTATCGGCGCGATCGCCATGACCGAGCCAGGTGCCGGCAGCGACCTACGCGCGATCACGACCACGGCAACGCGCTCCGGCGATGACTGGATCATCAACGGCTCCAAAACTTTCATCACCAGCGGTGTGCTCTGCGATGTGGTGATCGTGTTCGCGCGCACCGACGACCCCGGCGGGTACAGCCTGTTCCTCGTCGAGGATGGAACCCCAGGGTTCCGGCGGGGGCGCAAGCTCGACAAGATGGGCCTGGCCGCGCAAGACACTGCCGAGCAGTTCTTCGACGATGTCCGCGTGCCTGCCGGCAACCTGCTGGGCGAATTGGGCGCCGGTTTCACCTACCTGATGCAGAGCCTGCCCTTGGAGCGCCTCGGCATCGCCATTGCCGCGCAAACGTCCGCGGAGGCGGTTTTCGACTGGACGAAGTCGTATGTGAACCAACGGCTCGCGTTCGGCAAGAGGATCATCGACATGCAGGGGCCGGGATTCATGCTCGCCGAACTGCAGACCGCCATCGACGTGAACCGCGCCTACATCGACCGGTGCGTGCGGGCGTTCAACGCCGGCGAACTGTCGGCCGTCGACGCCGCCAAGGCGAAGTTCTGGTCCACCGAACTGCAGGGCCGCGTCACGGACGCCGGAGTGCAGATGCACGGGGGCTACGGCTACATGATGGAGTACCCGGTGGCCAAGGCGTTCATCGACGCACGCGTCCAGCGGATCTACGGCGGCACCAACGAGATCATGAAAGAGATCATCCGGCGCGACCTGGTCGAGACGTCCTAG
- a CDS encoding TetR/AcrR family transcriptional regulator — MARRKSGSGLSSDADEARQQILAAAERVITRYGVPKSTMDDIGKEAGVSRPTVYRYFGDRDALLAALIERRSRMLFARAYDFILSHPTFADQLVEGLIYLVDHGRQDPIVRMLVSPEHMELATPIVGGAHLATNLTAEMWGPIFRQAMARGEIKPDLDINAVAEWLGLVQFILVGRLDFASAEDPGHRKMLREFVLPAFVPVTTAIGDVHHHR; from the coding sequence ATGGCTCGCCGCAAGAGCGGCAGCGGCCTGAGCTCCGACGCTGACGAAGCTCGCCAGCAGATCCTCGCCGCAGCGGAGCGGGTGATCACGCGGTACGGCGTGCCCAAGTCGACCATGGACGACATCGGCAAAGAGGCCGGGGTGTCCCGGCCCACCGTGTATCGCTACTTCGGTGACCGCGACGCGCTCCTGGCCGCGCTGATCGAGCGGCGCTCGCGGATGCTGTTCGCACGCGCCTACGACTTCATCCTCAGTCACCCCACTTTCGCCGACCAGCTCGTCGAAGGGTTGATCTATCTTGTGGACCACGGTCGACAGGATCCGATCGTCCGGATGTTGGTGAGCCCCGAGCACATGGAACTGGCGACCCCCATCGTCGGTGGCGCGCACTTGGCCACCAACCTGACCGCTGAGATGTGGGGTCCTATCTTCCGGCAAGCAATGGCGCGCGGTGAGATCAAACCTGATCTGGATATCAATGCAGTCGCCGAATGGCTGGGCCTGGTGCAGTTCATCCTTGTCGGCCGGCTCGACTTCGCTTCCGCCGAAGATCCGGGACATCGAAAGATGCTGCGCGAGTTCGTCTTGCCGGCTTTTGTTCCAGTCACCACCGCTATAGGCGACGTCCATCACCATCGGTGA
- a CDS encoding class I adenylate-forming enzyme family protein, whose translation MSGTVVDALAFWARTKPAATAIDFDGDTVSYAELARWADGVGHVLLDRGVRPGDRVSFVGVNSLEWCAAALGALVVGAIAAPFNNRMVARELADLVHDCQPSVVFCDEALLPRLDDVHAQDPSFEIAVFERDVRSLRHSCPTPVRRPVMDTNMPTAIVFTSGSTGRPKGVIFTHDTIAGVAHEWSLLEPVSGRDLRPLMVLPLFSAAGIIWGIARTVLNGGTLYLQPRFDPVRALEVLIRDKPNTLTGPPILFEQIAGVDGFDDADLSHLSTAHVGGARVSVELLARWAPRGVALRQLYGQTEIGGTASVTPLEEAAHGAETCGRGGIFTKIRVVDADGVDCPPHVTGEILLRGPGMMPGYWRNEEATRAALVDGWLRTGDLGMLDERGYLTFVDRLKDMIISGGLNISPAEVEAVIATMPGIEEVAVISVPDKKFGETAAALIRASRPLDESDVVQFCNQRLADYKVPRYVVLCEEPLPRLASGKIAKPLLRSTYAQIPGSYARVR comes from the coding sequence GTGAGCGGAACGGTTGTCGACGCCTTGGCCTTCTGGGCGCGTACCAAACCTGCCGCGACCGCGATCGACTTCGACGGTGACACGGTAAGTTACGCCGAGTTGGCGCGCTGGGCCGACGGTGTCGGCCATGTCCTCCTCGACCGCGGTGTACGACCCGGGGATCGAGTCAGCTTCGTCGGGGTGAATTCACTGGAGTGGTGTGCTGCCGCACTGGGCGCTCTCGTCGTGGGTGCCATCGCTGCGCCCTTCAACAATCGGATGGTCGCCAGGGAGTTGGCCGACTTGGTGCACGATTGCCAGCCATCCGTGGTGTTCTGCGATGAAGCTCTGCTGCCGCGACTAGATGACGTGCACGCCCAGGATCCGTCCTTCGAGATCGCGGTCTTCGAACGTGATGTGCGCAGCCTTCGGCACAGCTGCCCGACGCCGGTGCGTAGGCCGGTCATGGATACGAACATGCCCACGGCCATTGTGTTCACCAGTGGCAGCACCGGCCGGCCGAAAGGGGTGATCTTCACACACGACACCATCGCCGGCGTCGCTCATGAGTGGTCTCTGCTGGAACCGGTGTCCGGGCGAGATCTGCGACCGCTGATGGTGCTACCGCTGTTCTCGGCGGCCGGGATCATCTGGGGCATCGCACGAACGGTGCTCAATGGCGGAACGTTGTACCTCCAGCCCCGCTTCGACCCGGTCCGCGCGCTCGAGGTGCTCATCAGGGACAAGCCCAACACCCTGACCGGACCGCCGATCCTGTTCGAGCAGATCGCCGGCGTCGATGGCTTCGACGACGCCGACCTGAGCCATCTGTCGACAGCGCACGTCGGGGGTGCACGGGTGTCGGTCGAGCTGCTGGCCAGGTGGGCGCCCCGCGGCGTCGCCCTGCGTCAGCTGTACGGCCAGACCGAGATCGGCGGAACCGCGAGCGTGACACCTCTGGAGGAAGCCGCCCACGGTGCCGAAACCTGCGGCAGAGGTGGCATATTCACCAAGATCAGAGTGGTCGACGCCGACGGAGTCGACTGCCCGCCGCACGTGACGGGTGAGATTCTGCTGCGAGGACCGGGCATGATGCCCGGATACTGGCGCAATGAGGAAGCGACCCGCGCCGCCCTCGTCGACGGGTGGCTGCGCACCGGAGACCTAGGAATGCTCGACGAGCGGGGGTACCTCACGTTCGTCGACCGGCTCAAGGACATGATCATCTCCGGCGGGCTGAACATCTCGCCCGCTGAAGTCGAAGCCGTGATCGCGACGATGCCGGGTATCGAGGAGGTGGCGGTAATCAGTGTGCCCGACAAGAAGTTCGGTGAGACCGCGGCGGCTCTGATCAGGGCATCACGGCCCCTTGACGAGAGCGACGTCGTGCAGTTCTGCAACCAACGGCTCGCCGACTACAAGGTACCCCGCTATGTGGTCCTGTGCGAGGAGCCGCTGCCCAGACTGGCCAGCGGCAAGATCGCCAAACCGCTGCTGCGCTCGACCTATGCACAGATCCCCGGCAGCTATGCGCGCGTGAGGTGA